From a single Molothrus ater isolate BHLD 08-10-18 breed brown headed cowbird chromosome Z, BPBGC_Mater_1.1, whole genome shotgun sequence genomic region:
- the SREK1IP1 gene encoding protein SREK1IP1, whose translation MALPGGNKDNIRAGCKKCGYPGHLTFECRNFLRVDPQRDIVLDVSSTSSEDSEEEELQRLQAMREKKNLNEEEEKKKQKRKSKEKTKLKRSRKRSSSSSSAEEDEPKSKKQKSHKKEKEKGKKHKSKKGKHHKKEKKKRRKEKSSSSNSSDSSSND comes from the exons ATGGCGCTGCCGG gtggaaataAGGATAATATCAGAGCTGGATGCAAGAAGTGTGGATACC CTGGTCATCTGACATTTGAATGTCGAAACTTCCTCCGAGTAGATCCTCAAAGAGATATTGTTTTAGACGTTAGCAGCACTAGCAGTGAGGACAGCGAGGAAGAGGAACTGCAGAGATTACAAGCCATGCGTGAAAAAAAGA ATCtaaatgaagaagaagaaaaaaagaaacaaaaaagaaaaagcaaagagaaaacaaaattaaaaagatcAAGGAAAAG atctTCCTCATCTAGTTCAGCAGAAGAGGACGAGCCAAagtcaaaaaaacaaaaatcacacaaaaaagaaaaggaaaaggggaaaaagcataaatcaaagaaaggaaagcatcataaaaaggagaaaaagaagagacgAAAGGAAAAAAGTTCATCTTCTAACAGTTCAGACAGTTCAAGTAATGACTGA